CATTCTCGTCTTGGGTCTGACGTTCAGGGGAGGCGTGAGGGAGTTCATGAAGGCTGCCGCGAAACCAATAATTGAAGAGCTCAAGGAGTGGGGCGCTAGAGTTTACGCCTACGATCCGCTCTGCACGAAGGATGATGCAGAGCGCTTTGGTGCAGAGTGGAAGGAGGGCTTTGAAGGAATCGATGCGATCGTTATCACCGCCGATCACAAGGAATTCAAGGAGCTGGACCTGGATGAGATCGCAGAACAAGTTAGAACCAGGATTATAGTTGATGGCAGGAACGTGATAGAACCAGAAAAAGCTAAAAAGGCAGGGTTTATGTACAAAAGGGTGGGAAGAGTTTAATTTTTAATCAAAATCTGTATATACTTTGAGCGTAATGTCATCAAAGAAGATAAAACTGACTCAAAATCTTCACAAAAAATTTCATATTCCGGTGGACACTATGAGGACTTTGGTAGTAATCCCTGCCTACAATGAGGAGCTGACGATAGGCTCAGTGGTTACTCTTTCTAAGAAGTATGGGGATGTGTTAGTCGTAGATGATGGTTCCTCGGATAGAACCTCTGAAATAGCCCAGGGTTGTGGTGCCAAAGTTATACGGCACGAGAATAATCTAGGTAAAGGAAAGGCCCTCAAAACTGGATTTGACTATGCGCTTTCTAAGGGTTACA
The Thermococcus sp. DNA segment above includes these coding regions:
- a CDS encoding glycosyltransferase family 2 protein encodes the protein MSSKKIKLTQNLHKKFHIPVDTMRTLVVIPAYNEELTIGSVVTLSKKYGDVLVVDDGSSDRTSEIAQGCGAKVIRHENNLGKGKALKTGFDYALSKGYNVVVTLDADGQHNPDEIPRLLEPIIGGNAEFVIGSRY